TTTGTGCCAATCAACCCAAAGAGGGAAGGTGATTTTCATGTTGTGGGATCATTTATTGCTAGGGGAGTGTGTTACCAAGATGCTCAGTATAACTGGAATTTTGCACATGCCTCAAGACCGTGTGCATTTTGACTTTGCTCTTGAGCAATGTGATATGGCCTAAATTGCCCCTGCCCCTCGGCCATATCTATTGCAAGCAGGTGCTCTCACTGAGTCTTAAAGTAATGGAGGCAACCTGCACCAGTCACCTTCTCCTGTAGTCCGATGGCGTAAACTGACATTTCCTGGGAAAGTGCTTACTCCTTTCTTGTAGATAAAGTTGAATATTAAGAGCATCCTCTGATTGACAAGACAGTAATAAGAGGTCTCCTGgtcactctgttgtggggaaaCCACATTGTATTCTGAGATGAGTATGTAATTAAAGATGTATTTAAGgacatatttaaaacacacatttttatgtgGATTTCCCCCAGATATTCAGTTTTACAACTTTCTCCACTATGTAACTGACCTGAGCAAGGCTCAGATCATGCTGGTGTTTGACCTACTGGACTGGGATGGCAAAGGGGAGGTCAACTTTGATGAATTCTACATGTTGGTGTGCATCATAATGTCCCATGAGGTAAAGTTAATTTAGCAATTCCAGGCTGGGCTGGGGTAAGGGAGATGCTTCTGGCAGCAGAATAGGTAGTAATGTTCAGTACAGTATATTCTGAATTCTATTTAGCTGAATAGGTGGCATTAAATGTAATATGGAGCTAGAGAGAATACACGCCCACCAAGCACTAAGAAACAAACAATCAAACCTTAGTTCTGGTATCACTAATGTGGTATTCATTGGTTTCACTACACTCCCAGACACCTGCCATGGTGCTTGTCAATGCCCCCTGCAGCTCctaccccccttttaaaagtgcatttgctTGCCTTGGGGAGGGGTAGCTTGTtcccacattttatttattcttctgtAAAATGGGTATTTTGTAGTGTCTATGACGGTTTTAGATTTCCAGATGTGTGCCTGGGCCACAAAAGATTGTGAGCTCATGCCTTTGTTCATCCTAATGCAGTGtcggccaaacttgggtctccagctattttgggactaaaaggtaaaggtaaaggggcccgtgaccatcaggtccagtcgtgtccgactctggggttgcagcgctcatcttgctctataggccaagggagccggcgtttgtccgcagacagcttctgggtcatgtggccagcatgacaaagctgcttctggcgtatcagagcagcacacagaaacgccgtttaccttcccgccagagcggtccctatttatctacttgcactttgatgtgctttcgaactgttaggtgggcaggagctgggaccgagcaacgggagctcaccccgttgcagggattcgaaccaccgaccttctgatcagccagccctagactctgtggtttaacccacagcgccacctgggactacaattcccataatccctaaccaccggtcctgttagctagggatgattggagttgtagtccaaaaacagctggagacacaagtttggccAACACCGTTCTAATGAGTTGGTTCAGGCATGATCGTGGTTGAGGAAGCTGGGAATTGTCAGGCCTGCACACtgttccccttctctttccctcgCACCCACCCACTTAccccaccctgcccatctgatttaATGGTGGCTTACTAAGCTGGATCAGATTGTGGTTTAAGATCCCAGTTAGTAAACCACTATTTAAATCAGATCTCTACCTTGAAGCTGGCATCTGAAGAAGGATTAGGATCTCTGCACTGAAGCCAACACATgaggaagtggggggagggacaCACACCACCAAGAGGAGGCAACATACTGTGCAGGATTCTCAATGCATTGCCAGTTCCAAAGTTCTTGGACATTGCAACCTCAATTTCATCTTTCATTAAATTGATCTGGACAAAACTAGTGCTTCAGTTCCTACAGGAACCACTGCACTTTGGAGACTACAAATTCTGTTCTCGTCAGCGAGGTTTACACTAGTTTCACCATTTGAGACAATGGTCCCATTGCTCTTAATAGCAacctcaaaacaaaacacaaagattGGAATGTGCAGATGAGGAATGTTAAagtcatatcccccccccccataacatcAGAGTAACATACATGCCAATGCTTGGGTTTTATActgctggaatattttttttaaaaataaaaaaaccttaattTCTACTCTAACCTCTCTTTCTGAGATCAGAACCACCTTGAAAAGCAGTTCATGTATCGTCATTGTCAGCCAGTTTTTGAGCTGCTGGACATCGATGGAGGGCACACAGTTGGCCCAGCAGAGTTCCAATCCACTCGCTTCCTCTTTAATATTAAAAAGACCGAGCTGAGTCAGATATTCAAAGACTTTGACATCTCTGGTGATGAGGTAACATTGTGTGTGCCTGTTGGTAGGTGAGGGTGAGAGAACAAATGCATGGGGATATGTGGGTTCaggggcatagccaaggggggcagggaggggcagcaaaacaataaaaatgcttaactgcCCAATCAtgttggttctgcccccctaacaaaagtcctgccccccaacaaagccctgccaccccccaaaatcctgtCTATGCCCATGTGTgggcccctcctctccccacctatATTGTCCCATCTTAATAAGTCTTCAACTTTCATTAGGCTGAAGAAGCCTCATCTAAGACTGCCACACGCACTATTGTTCTCtgtgatgtcatgtgattgacaggtgggtggcagtCCTGCCCACCCATCAAAATTGGCATGAtgggatggttgttgttgttttttaaaaaaaataaaaataaaaaatccagtcGCCAGCCACATCCAGTTCCACACCCCCATTTTATAACCCCATTCAG
Above is a window of Zootoca vivipara chromosome 2, rZooViv1.1, whole genome shotgun sequence DNA encoding:
- the EFCAB9 gene encoding EF-hand calcium-binding domain-containing protein 9, which encodes MKLKPKCFLHFLCLDKIYCLLSVRNARALASYFQLLDVHKNNSLNDIQFYNFLHYVTDLSKAQIMLVFDLLDWDGKGEVNFDEFYMLVCIIMSHENHLEKQFMYRHCQPVFELLDIDGGHTVGPAEFQSTRFLFNIKKTELSQIFKDFDISGDEQLNYKEFRMFTIFCIDRQQRKAREKLRKQMAKAAAAAAEAESLSEFSFSDL